DNA sequence from the Neospora caninum Liverpool complete genome, chromosome VIIa genome:
TGAAATCGGTCAGCGCGTGCCATGTTTACCTTGGGCCCTTCCATGTCGTGCGCTGTGTACGGAGGAACAAAACAAGGAGTTCCGCAAGGCCACACGAAAAGATATCGTTTTCAGGTCGAGGTCGGCTTGGGGAGGAGAAATGACGCTCGGTACGAAAGGGGCATGCGTCCGTATTCTCGTTCGAGCGCCACAGGGAAAGACCTTGTGGTGGAGGAAATCTCAAGGttcagagagagactctACCATCTCAGAGGCTTACAGCAGAGCCGTCACATTTGTCGGACGTTTGCACACTTCCCTACTCTGGAGATTTGCCGGCGGCACGGAGTGCTGTGTGTCAAAACGCCCCCTGGTCCACAGTCGTCTTCCGGCGAGAGTTAGACGAGAAATCAGCTTGGCGTGATGCAGAAAATGCCGAGGGACCGTGTGTGCCGCATGTAAGAatgtgtctccctctgtgtcACGCTGCGGGGAACAGTTTGGAGGGCTGTTTATCGCGACATAGTGTGTATTGACAATAACGCCTTTGACTCTGtagagaggcgcctgcgctgcgTTACGGGGAAACCGCACCGTCAACTTGGAAAAAATGGTACTCTACGGCCCTCCGGAGAGCCTCGGGTCCGTGTCTGAGTTAGGCGCTCACGAGCACGGGTCTGCGTTTGGGGAGGCGTTtcaagaaacagaggagacacagcgaacAGCCGAGGAAAACGTAGGGAAACATAGGGAGATGTGGAGTGAGCGAcacggggaaaaagagggtGCGATGGCGGGGCTTCAAGACCGAGTTTCAAAAGAAAGTTTCATATCCGCGTGtgaagacaggaaaagatAAATTCCTTGAGAGACTCTCGTCTCCTGAGGAGCGCGGAACGGCACACAAGATCCGCTGACACAGAGGACTTCCACAGGTCGAGCCCCGTGGAAATCTGCACACATGGAAACACGGTCTGCACACTACGCCGGGGCTGTCTCGGTCCTACCACTGCGTCATCACCCCGTtaaaaaaagaaagggggaaacaAACACGCCAAAAATGTTAATGTTACACCTGTTTCCTCCACGAGCTTGCATCACCCTGCGAAACCACAACGCAAACGgttcccgttttccttccgACTCCGGCGTGGACGCAGATATGTAGACCGTGGcgttcgcgcgtttccgttgGACCCGGCGtatttcctcctcttcatctgaCTCGCACCTTTATTTCCTGACTTTTaaccgtctctcctttccccatGCTTTCCCTTACTGTCGAACTCCACGACCCGGCGCCGAGCCTCCTTTCGACAGCCGGCCTTCGCAGTCTCACAagcctcgttttctgccgCCGGGTTCCTCATTTGTGCAGCTTCGAGCAAATATAAGGTGGAAATTCTTCTCTAAATGGACTCTCTATCTTCCAGACATGCTTCTCCTGGAGTTCCCTCAAAACGCGCACATTTTCTGttccccctttcctcgccactTGCCATCTTCCAGCGATCACGGGTTCGGCTCTCTTTTGCCTTCCCTACCGCTTGGAGGCGGACTGCTGGACGTGTCACTTCTTCGTGTGTCATTCGTGGAAGTGCTGCCGGTTTTCGCGTGATTCGAGTCTAGCTCGTTGCCGTTCGCTGAAGACGAAGATTTCGCCGCGTTGTCGGGTGTTTCTCGGCCCGCAGAAACACTcggcggcgaggcctcgCTCTCCACCGTGGCTCCACAGGGAGGGCTGACTGTCACATTCACGTTTTGCGGCGCAGATggaaggagacgcatgcCCTGCAGatctgttttctcgcgttcaGCCGCTCGGCGCTGCCGAAGTTGATCGTTCAAGATCCCCTCCGTGAAAAGACGAAACCCGAGTTTGTGGTCAAATCCGTGGATCTCTTTCACGTCCAGTTTGAGCAAAAAGTCGACCAAAGCGAGGGTCAAAACCTGACGAAACGCAGGAAACAAGTCCTGCGTAGAGACATGTATGAAGCGTGCGGGCGCggtcgggtgtatgtacagctgaATATCTCGCGCCGGAACCCCGCCGCGAGTTGCAGGGGCGCAAGGCGATTGGCCCTGATCGCCTCCTTTGTTGCCCTTCACTTGTTCTCTCAACAGCTACATTTTTGTAGTTTCCAAGTGAAAACGCTCCACACACGCGCTCAGCTTTCGTTCGGCGAGCGTACTAGGGTGGTGTATCTCTACAAATGAGTACGGCTACACGCCTACACACAACATATTTCCCGCCATACACATCTGTACCTTGACTGTTTATCGTTGCCTGGTTTTGACCGCTAGCGGACATGCAGGCTTCACGTGCGAAGTGCAGAGGACCGTGTCGCCCTCGCGAGTTGGCTTCGTGGTGGATTCTTCCGGCAGTTTCGCCGGGTTAAACATCTAGTAATCAAAGTAGCAGTAGGATGGGAATGTAAGATGCACACTGCAactgcctcttcgtttccttgtGTATTTTTTAATTCACACGACTCGAGGACTGGGCCTGTCCGTACCTGTCCAGGAACCGCGACAGGGAAGCCTGGAGGATAGGGGATGACGAAGGTGGTGGCGACGAGCTGTTCGCCCCGGAGAAttgcttctttcgtctctcgaaGAGAAAGGTATCTGACGACGTCTTCATCGTAGGCGAGGTAGAACGCCGCTCTCAAGTCGCCATCTCTGACGAGAGAGagtgcgtcttcgcctggcGTCGAGCCTGCGGTCGCCCCTTTCtggtctccgtctcctcgctctcgctctctcgccggctTTGCTCCGTCGCCCGAACCTTCCGACGCCCCGCCTTCTGCCGCTGGGCTCGGTTCGTTCGGAGGCTCACAGACGTCGTGGGGAAACAGCGTCTTTTTGAACGCCGGGTGAAAGGCGGAGAAGTTCGGCAGATCTGGGCAGTCTTCAACGAGAGCCCGAATGGCGTCATTCACTTCCTCCAGCTCGCGCGTCGAACTCATCAGCCGGTGCATTTCCAGCTCTTGGGCGCAGCTCCGAATGCACGCCTTCAAGAATACGCACGACGACCGCGTGGTGCCGATGTTGGTCATGAACAAAACAGAATTCCGAGAGGTCTTGTTGATCTGAATCCCGTACTTGTCCATCAGCCACTTCACTTTGAAGGTGTCCCCGTCGAGGCCTGACAGGCTGGGACGGAGACAAGCCCGGCAGGCGAAGCAACCGAACGATGCAAACGCAGGACCAAAAAGCCtccggagagacggagcggcTCTCACCACAGAGAGctgcggaggagacagacagacgcgaagaagacaagaaagctacgcaaaggggagacacacactGAGGCTATgtgagaagggagaaacacgGTAGTGGtagacgggagagaagaagaggcgaagagaagggagatagcggcgaaggaaggggaCTCCGCATCGCAtcaggcagaaggcgacgtcGCCAACCCCAAAAcaccggagaagacgaggaaatgCTTACCCTGTGAAGAGTGTAATTCGCGTGGGATCGAGGACAAATTCGTCGTCGGTGAGCCAGACCTGTTCGAGGGTTTGCAAGTTCATCTCACACTgcagcgcctcttctcccagGAGTGCTTTGCTGTGTTTCCTCATCGCAGCCGGAATCATGtcgcgaggggagagaaccTGCACGAGAAGAACTCGAGAAACGCCGGCTTCCTTCGTGTCCTCTGTCCCAGCCGAACGCAAAAAACACGAGTGAGATCCTCGCGCCTTGCAAACCACGCCCGCTCGTGAACCGAAGGGGCGCCTCAGGCGAGCCGCAAACACGAAACGGCGACAAATCCCTGCGCGtcctgcgcgtcttcgaACTGCTCGGACCTAGACGcacctctccctcgcgtcaCCTATCTGACGCGGGGCGCTGCCTCGCAGAGAACCGTCGAGCTCCACCTCCTTTTGCGCACAGGTGCTAAAAACGTGCTCACCGACACGCACCCGTGCGCACGGTCACCTACGTAGAGAGACAGCTCCGCGACTGCACCTAgcacgtgtatatatatatatatataatatccatctatatatatatatatatacacacacacatatacatatacgtatgtatatatatatatatataatatatatatatatatatatatatccatctatatatacacacatatacatatacgtatatatatatataatatatccatctatatatacacacatatacatatatacgcacatatatatatatatatatacgtacgtGTTTATAGATGTAAATCGGTTTTCGAGACGGGGTTGCCGCTGTCAAACTCATGCGAGAGGTCTGGTCCCTTCGTTCCCTCTTTACGCGCGTGCACCCGCGaggttgtctctctctgtgtgtcgttTACCGTGAAGTATTTCCGGACGAGAAGGTCTCGGGTGAGGAGCCTGCGAATGAAGAAGGCGGCTTCAATTTGGCGTTCGACGAGGCCGTATCCCTCGAGTTCCATCTGCGACCGTCCGACGTCGATCGTCGCGAGAATCTGGTAGTTTGGCGACGTCGACATGTGTGTGTAGTACGCCTCTTTGAACGGCGTGTGGACGTGAGACTCGAACAAGTCGTCGTTCACGAGAATCATACTGCCCTGTCGCAGCGCAGTCAAGGATTTGTGGATGGAGTGCGTTGCGTACACTCGGACTCGCATGCGGCGCGGGTCCGGGTACAGCCGCGTCTTCAccagcgtctccgcgtcaACTGAAGTCAGGTCGTCAGTCCCCAGCGTCTCCAGGAGCTCCTGGAAGCGTCGGTGGTACCGGCCTTCCATCAGCTGCACACGCaaacggaaacgagaaaggcagctgaacacgaacggcgaggcggacctttccacgagagagacacaaggcgcggagacgctgtGAAAAAAAGGAATCGGCAGGCGCAAAAGGACTCCGCGCTCAGACccaaaggagagagacagaggggcgGACAAAAGGAGATGGAGCTTCGCGCACGCAAGTGGCGCGCGGGTAAAAAGCGCCTTCGAGTTGATGGCGTGGTTTTCTGCTCCCTGCACGCTGCTTACGCATCTTCGGATTTCGTTGGCCGCATGCATCGCCGTCCGCCTTTTGAGGATGGGGTGGAACATGGCGTAGGAGAACCAGGCCTCgtcgaagagaaagacgaggtgCGGGGCAATCGCCAGACACTCCTCCACCACGCGTTTCACGTTGTAGACGATGCCGTCGAAGGTGCAATTTGTCAGGACGAGGAGCTTCACTTCGGCCACGCGGCCCGCAGACCGGTACGCCAGCAGCGTGCGTTTGATCGCCTCGAGCGGAACCCCCCCGTACATGGAAAAGCGATGAAGTGGGTAGGCGTCCAAGTAACAGGGCGAACTTCCCGCGAGAACAAAGCCGTAATGGTGCGACTTGTGGCAGTCGCGATCCACGAGAACGACGTCGCCCGGGCGCAGGACAGCCTAGAgaacagacggcgagacaccggagaggCGGTCAGAGCGAAGCGAACCCACGCGCCAAAGAAACGCACGACCCGAACGGGCAGCAAAAGAACACCACGTGAAGGATGAAAAAAGAACCCGGAACCCCGATACCGACGCCCATGCAGACACCCATCTTCCGTACAtccacatacatacatatatacatatatatatatatatatgcgtgtgtgtgtgtgtatctctctgcatgtctctctctgcatgtccCTCTCTCCATTTGGTTCGCGGGGTCCGTGTGGACGTCCGTTATTTCCGAACACAGCGCGGGTGTCTGCTGCCTCGTTgctccgcgttttcgcgggTCGGTGGGCGTGGTGCGTCGGGCGGTTCGTTTGCTTCCGCTGCGCGGATTCGGGAAAACTCACCTGGAGGACGATTTTGTTTGAGGTGGAAGTCCCGTTGGTGACGAAGAACGCGTAGTTCGCGTCGtaggcgcgcgcggcgaggtTTTGGGCGTCGAGGAGCGATCCGTGGGGGTCGAGGAGGGAGTCGAGGCCGCCGCACGTCGCGCTGCTTTCAGCCTTGAACAGGTTGACGCCGTAAAACTCGATCAGGCCTTGGATCCACTTGCTCCTGCGGACCGAGTTTCCGCGGGAGATCGCGAGGGCGTGGAAGACGCCGATCGGCCGTTCGGCGTATCTGCGGAGCGCCTCGAAGAACGGGCAGCGCATCTTGCTCCGGACGCCCGCCAAGATCGCCTCGTGGAGGTCCGAGTGATCGTCGTtggggaagaacgcgcgcTTCACGAGGTGACTCACCGGCTCGAGCGTGGCCAGACCCATCGCCGtgcagacgcagaagacgtcGATGTTGCTCCGGCACTGCGCGATGCTCTGAATCACGGTGGCGAGAACCGGCGCGCCCGCGCGCATCTTCGTCACAGGCGTTTCGACGAACACGTCGATCCCGCGCACGAACGCCTCGAACCCCACGAGGGCGTGCGACGAGTGCGAGTGCTCGATCGGGACGTTGTCCTGAAGCACCACTGCCAGGATGTCTGGGTTCACAATCGTTGCGAGGAGGGCCCGGCGGATGCTGTCCACCTCCACGATCCGATACACCAGAGACGAGTCCTGCGACTGCTCCTTCGACGCGATGCGACGCAACTCCGCTGCCAAATTCACCCGGTGGTCTCTGTTCCGAAACGTGCACGGCGGAACCACCACCAAGACGTAGAAACAGTGGTGGCGCCCCTGCATGCTCcctacacacacacgccgacaggccagacacacagacccagagacgaaaaactgACTCccctgcatgcatacacatacatacctatctgtatgtatgtatgtatgtatgtatgtatgtatgtatgtatgtatgtatgtatatatatatatatatatatatatatatgggggGAGGGTATGGATGGAGAATCGTGGACACTTTTGTACACTGACGGTATATCCGCTCCCATGTTAAATTGaaatatctatctatctagaTATGTATGCATCCGTATGTATGTGTttttgtatgtatgtatttgaatgtatgtatttgtatatatgcatgtgatatatatatatatatatatataaacggATGGGTGCCTAGGTGAGTTTGGAGGGGAAGGATGACTTGTGAGCGTCAGTGTGTTTCCTACGTCACCTGGCTTTGACCAGAGCCTCCCCCCCTTGGGCgctcgtttctgtctcgtcgccaGCTAACCTGTGACGGAGGACATGGAGGCCGTGACGCTCGAGATGACGACGCCAGCAGAGTCCATTTTGTTGTCCTTCACGAGAGCGCGGACTTCATGGACCTTCTGCATACCCTCGGCGCCCCAGAACCACTCGATCTGCAGCGGGGAAACGTTCAGAGGCGCGGCAGCACAACACGATGAAGGCGCGTTCGCCGTTGTCTTTCCCGTTCCAGAGGTcgtttctgcgtttctcACCTGTTCTAGACAGTTCAGGCCGGCCTCaattttctctttccgccaCATGGCGACGTGGGCAGAGAGCGCCTGCCATAGTTCCTCGCGCAGCATCGCGACGTAGGTTGTCTCCGAGCTGACGAGGTCTTCGTCTGCCTGGGTGAAAGTGTCAGCCTTCCGGAGCCAGGCGTGCTCGGCATTGGGGCCTCCGGCCGCGAAGTCGTCCTCAGTTGTGATTGAGAGCGCCGAAGTCATGTCGGCGAGTCTGGCgtcgcccctctcgcctcggctcttctcgcccgcccAGTACAGGCCGCGACCCAGCGCCGAGTCGCCCTCGGACGCgtcgtccctgtctcgccccCCACGGCCAGCCAGCTGGCCTCGCCCGCCGTAGCCGCCGGAGTCCTctcggccgtctccgccgttgGCAGGCGACAGGCCTCTGCCGAGCGGCGCGTGCCCCAGGTAGCTGCGACTTCGCTCCCGCTCGCCcctgtccctgtctccttggcCGGGGTAGCCCCCGCGCATGTGTCGGGGGTTCGTGCGCATCGCGGAGTCGACGTCGAAGTCGCGCGGAGAGTCCGAgtcgcgcgagagcgagcgcggcTCCGCGGCACCGAGTTGCGGGAGGAACAGGCCCGAAGACGACTGCATCGAGAACGACGCGCCGGGGGTCAGGAGGATGCTGTCGCGCGAACCAAActgacgcaggcgacgggcTGCGCCGTATCGAAGAGTCCCGCGACGCTCCAACATGCTGAAGAAAACTCACGCGCGCACAACACATGAAAAGAAGAGCGTTCTCcacaaaaagaaggaaggacgCACGGACGCAACATCGCTGTAGTCTATATGCGTCTACACATGTACGCCTGATGCACGCAAATGCACATCGCGGTCCGTCCACaccctatatatatgcacatctacatctctctctctaaatatatacatatatacatagatatacatatatatatatatatacatatatatatatatgtatataggtTCAGGTGCGCGCTCGGGTTCCTCGGGGTCTCCTGATGTAGGTCTGAAATGGAGCAGGCAGATACATGCGGGTAGAACTGCACATTTGTGTCCCAACGCACGAGACGGGTACACATCGGAGCGGATTTAGCGTGTTGCATGGCGGTGCGAAGCTGCAATGTGAAATCGTGGAAAAGAGGTGCATGCACGGGGAGAGTCCAGGAGTTCCAGGCATACACCCGGGGAAAAAGAGCCACGAAGAAGCAACGGAGTCGCCTCACCGCAGTGCCAGCGGGCTTTCGAGTCGGGGGTTTTGTACAGATATGCCACTAACGGAAAGCAGGCGATGCGCAGTGAACCGCACGCAACCCCTCGAGGTTCTATGTGGGAGGTCTCATGTAGTTAGAACTGAAGGAAATGCATATGCCTGGGTTTGCAGGGAACTACGCGTTTTTGTGTCCGAGGGACTCCCAGACAAGCTTGGTTTCAGAAAGCcacaggcgaggaaaagcaTGCAAGAAGCAAACGGGGGAAAGGGGCGACTTGGGAAGACAAAgaccgaagaggaagagaagaagacacagaggcgcgcagagagagaaagcacacACGCGATGGAGATGCGGGTTCCCCGCTCGGGAGGGGTCACCGTATGTACCCTTCACGTGACTGTGTTTTTCTACGGAAGGAATCCGGGATTCGCGCCTCGAGAAACAGGCTTGGAGAGTCCCcaaaggggaaaaaacggcCGAGAGCGGCCGAGCGTCCAggacgggagagagcaaTACGCCGAAACAAGACACGACtagcgaggagagaaaacggagtgCGCGGGTCCAGCGCGATGGAGTCGAAAACGAGGGCTACAGCGAACGGCGGAGAAACGTTGGTGAACGGATACACCCGAAGAGCGACAGGGAAGGAAGCAAGAAGGAAACCGCACACGAGAATCGTGAGGAAAGGTGGGGAAACACGATCACGAAgtagcctctctctcgcggacTGGACCGTCCAACTCGTTTGCGAAAACGCCGACTCCAAGCGGAGCCTGCGAGTTGCCCGATCATGGGCAAGAAACCCGCGGCTTTCCGGCGAAGGAGCAGGCGAATGCGGCTCGGGCTGGAAGCAGAtgaagccagagagaggccaccTGGCCGGAAGAGACGTCGAACGCGAAACCGGCGTGCAAGGTCGCCCCTCAGACCACGTTTTCTCCGGTCTCTGCGTATAGAACTCTCGCTCActggaaaaaaagcgacTCGCATGCGCTTCAGGGAAAAGCTAGAGTGTTGCCCCACAAAGAGAACGCcgaagaacgaaaaaggTCAACTTTTCACCGGGAATCTCTGCCGAGAAGCCAGCGAGGCAATCCGTGCCTGTCCCCAGTTTTGACGCAGTGTGGCCATGATGCCGAAACGCGCACggaaaaagtggaaacgcGTTTCAGAAACCGCGAGGTTCCCAGTAATCGAAACGTTTCGTCCGCCCGAACGATGAGAAACCGCCGAAGTTTGCAAAAGAACGGACTCAACTCACCTGCTGCGATTAGTGTGTCGTACCAGGACCGctcctcgtctgtcgcgAGAGCGCTTGAGAGCTGCCAGCACACGAGAttgcaaaaaaaaaacggaaaaggctcgtttcctttttcctggtCTTCTCGAGAAACGGAGGCTCAAAACTGGAACAGGCGAGCTAGGGGATGAGCAACCTCG
Encoded proteins:
- a CDS encoding putative lysine decarboxylase, whose amino-acid sequence is MLERRGTLRYGAARRLRQFGSRDSILLTPGASFSMQSSSGLFLPQLGAAEPRSLSRDSDSPRDFDVDSAMRTNPRHMRGGYPGQGDRDRGERERSRSYLGHAPLGRGLSPANGGDGREDSGGYGGRGQLAGRGGRDRDDASEGDSALGRGLYWAGEKSRGERGDARLADMTSALSITTEDDFAAGGPNAEHAWLRKADTFTQADEDLVSSETTYVAMLREELWQALSAHVAMWRKEKIEAGLNCLEQIEWFWGAEGMQKVHEVRALVKDNKMDSAGVVISSVTASMSSVTGSMQGRHHCFYVLVVVPPCTFRNRDHRVNLAAELRRIASKEQSQDSSLVYRIVEVDSIRRALLATIVNPDILAVVLQDNVPIEHSHSSHALVGFEAFVRGIDVFVETPVTKMRAGAPVLATVIQSIAQCRSNIDVFCVCTAMGLATLEPVSHLVKRAFFPNDDHSDLHEAILAGVRSKMRCPFFEALRRYAERPIGVFHALAISRGNSVRRSKWIQGLIEFYGVNLFKAESSATCGGLDSLLDPHGSLLDAQNLAARAYDANYAFFVTNGTSTSNKIVLQAVLRPGDVVLVDRDCHKSHHYGFVLAGSSPCYLDAYPLHRFSMYGGVPLEAIKRTLLAYRSAGRVAEVKLLVLTNCTFDGIVYNVKRVVEECLAIAPHLVFLFDEAWFSYAMFHPILKRRTAMHAANEIRRCLMEGRYHRRFQELLETLGTDDLTSVDAETLVKTRLYPDPRRMRVRVYATHSIHKSLTALRQGSMILVNDDLFESHVHTPFKEAYYTHMSTSPNYQILATIDVGRSQMELEGYGLVERQIEAAFFIRRLLTRDLLVRKYFTVLSPRDMIPAAMRKHSKALLGEEALQCEMNLQTLEQVWLTDDEFVLDPTRITLFTGLSGLDGDTFKVKWLMDKYGIQINKTSRNSVLFMTNIGTTRSSCVFLKACIRSCAQELEMHRLMSSTRELEEVNDAIRALVEDCPDLPNFSAFHPAFKKTLFPHDVCEPPNEPSPAAEGGASEGSGDGAKPARERERGDGDQKGATAGSTPGEDALSLVRDGDLRAAFYLAYDEDVVRYLSLRETKEAILRGEQLVATTFVIPYPPGFPVAVPGQVLTLALVDFLLKLDVKEIHGFDHKLGFRLFTEGILNDQLRQRRAAEREKTDLQGMRLLPSAPQNVNVTVSPPCGATVESEASPPSVSAGRETPDNAAKSSSSANGNELDSNHAKTGSTSTNDTRRSDTSSSPPPSGREGKREPNP